A DNA window from Christiangramia salexigens contains the following coding sequences:
- a CDS encoding Cof-type HAD-IIB family hydrolase, which produces MFKIIFSDIDGTLLNADRDVSEYTIETIKKLKDEIPFILISSRMPAAMRHLQQKMGIEDLPLISYNGGLILVDDEPISSTEIPIEILEDLHVHNKNMDVHLSLYHNDEWYVPRDDFWTRREINNTKVNPEIKSNQDVINHWKDEQKGAHKIMAMGEEENIDAIFRFLENNFPDDLHLYRSKPTYLEIAPRAISKLTAVEHLLQTHYQFPLSQSMAFGDNYNDVEMLKGVGLGIAVGNAKPAVLEIAHMVTHPGKEDGVAKSINEILKL; this is translated from the coding sequence ATGTTCAAGATTATTTTTTCAGATATTGATGGCACCCTACTAAATGCCGATAGAGACGTTTCAGAATATACTATTGAAACCATTAAAAAATTAAAAGATGAAATTCCATTTATATTAATTTCGTCGAGAATGCCTGCAGCGATGAGGCATTTGCAACAAAAAATGGGAATTGAAGATCTTCCACTCATCAGTTATAATGGTGGTCTTATCCTCGTAGACGACGAACCTATAAGCTCTACTGAAATACCGATTGAAATTCTTGAGGATCTTCATGTACATAATAAAAATATGGATGTTCACTTAAGTCTTTATCATAATGATGAATGGTATGTACCGAGAGATGATTTTTGGACGCGACGCGAGATCAATAATACAAAGGTGAATCCGGAGATAAAATCAAACCAAGATGTGATAAATCACTGGAAAGATGAGCAAAAAGGAGCGCACAAGATCATGGCAATGGGAGAAGAAGAGAACATCGATGCAATATTCCGGTTCTTAGAAAACAATTTCCCAGATGATTTACACTTATACCGTTCCAAACCTACATATTTAGAAATAGCACCTCGTGCTATTTCTAAACTTACAGCTGTTGAGCATTTGCTTCAAACGCATTATCAGTTCCCGCTTTCTCAAAGTATGGCCTTTGGAGATAATTATAATGACGTGGAAATGTTGAAAGGTGTTGGCCTTGGAATTGCTGTTGGTAATGCTAAACCTGCTGTCTTGGAAATTGCACATATGGTTACACATCCCGGCAAGGAAGATGGAGTAGCAAAAAGCATCAACGAAATCCTAAAATTATAA
- a CDS encoding DUF819 domain-containing protein, which produces MENTPVFTNDAIVFGLLMIALGFVFYTSSKKKGFWKKFYSIVPALLMCYLIPAIFNSLGLIDDETSQLYFVASRYLLPAALVLMTLSIDLKAVFNLGPKALIMFFAGTIGIVLGGPLAILVISAISPETVGGVGPDAIWRGLSTIAGSWIGGGANQAAMLEIYEYNPDLYGGMVLVDIVVANLWMAIVLMGIGKNESIDRWLKADNSAIKELKVKVSSYAESVTRIPTLPDFMIMLALAFGAVGIAHWGADGMSGFLLANFDVFNDSKSALSSFSSQFFWMITIATLIGIILSFTKFKSYEGAGASKLGSIFIYILVATIGMKMDLTMVFDNPGLIAIGLVWILIHVIVLIGTAKLIKAPYFFLAVGSQANVGGAASAPVVAAAFHPSLATVGVLLAVFGYVVGTYGAILCTILMQIAAGS; this is translated from the coding sequence ATGGAAAATACACCTGTTTTTACCAACGATGCGATCGTATTTGGTTTATTAATGATTGCTCTTGGATTTGTTTTTTACACTTCATCAAAAAAGAAAGGTTTCTGGAAAAAATTCTACTCCATAGTTCCAGCCCTACTTATGTGTTATCTCATTCCGGCCATCTTTAATTCGCTGGGATTAATAGACGATGAAACTTCTCAATTATATTTCGTTGCCAGCAGATATCTGTTGCCTGCAGCCCTGGTTCTTATGACTTTGAGCATAGACTTAAAAGCTGTTTTTAATCTGGGCCCCAAGGCATTGATAATGTTCTTTGCCGGAACCATAGGAATTGTCCTTGGAGGACCACTGGCCATTCTTGTTATTTCAGCGATTTCTCCTGAAACCGTTGGAGGTGTTGGTCCGGATGCTATATGGAGAGGTTTATCCACTATTGCCGGAAGCTGGATAGGTGGAGGAGCCAATCAGGCTGCCATGCTTGAGATCTATGAATATAACCCCGATCTATATGGCGGGATGGTACTGGTGGATATTGTAGTAGCGAATCTCTGGATGGCCATCGTACTAATGGGTATAGGTAAAAATGAATCTATAGACAGATGGTTAAAAGCAGACAACTCTGCAATTAAAGAACTTAAGGTAAAAGTTAGCAGTTATGCTGAAAGCGTTACAAGGATCCCAACACTACCCGATTTTATGATCATGCTGGCCCTCGCCTTTGGTGCTGTTGGAATAGCGCATTGGGGTGCAGATGGTATGTCTGGGTTTCTTCTGGCTAACTTTGATGTATTCAATGATTCTAAGAGTGCTCTTTCTTCATTTTCATCCCAGTTCTTCTGGATGATTACGATCGCAACTCTAATTGGAATTATTTTATCCTTTACAAAATTCAAATCTTACGAGGGTGCCGGGGCAAGTAAACTGGGTAGTATTTTCATTTATATACTAGTTGCAACCATCGGGATGAAAATGGACCTTACCATGGTATTTGATAATCCCGGTTTAATAGCAATAGGACTCGTGTGGATACTTATTCATGTGATTGTTCTTATAGGAACTGCAAAGCTCATAAAAGCTCCATATTTCTTTCTTGCTGTAGGAAGTCAGGCAAATGTAGGAGGGGCGGCCTCGGCACCGGTAGTTGCTGCAGCATTCCATCCCTCTTTGGCTACTGTAGGCGTATTACTGGCAGTATTTGGATATGTTGTTGGAACCTACGGTGCAATTTTGTGTACAATTTTAATGCAAATAGCCGCCGGCAGTTAG
- a CDS encoding DUF4369 domain-containing protein — protein sequence MKKLALLLTVLISLTACSEKESNLTVSGQVKGLKKGTLYLQKVEDTLLVNVDSVIVDGDPNFILKANIDSPQMMYLFLEKVDNNKFDDRIDFFADKGKVEIQTNLEKFETGAKITGATNQEKLTEYRQMISRFNDQNLDLIKESFEAEKSEDEDKLMEVDKKYDRLLRRKYLFTVNFAINNKDLEIAPYLALSEVFDANIKFLDTIYSSLTPKVKKSKYGKELKNYLKERREDEKPNSPNQSDSSQEENV from the coding sequence ATGAAAAAACTAGCTCTTCTTTTAACCGTTTTAATAAGCCTAACCGCTTGTTCTGAAAAAGAAAGCAACCTTACGGTAAGCGGACAGGTAAAAGGTCTTAAAAAAGGAACTCTCTATCTGCAGAAAGTAGAGGATACATTGTTAGTCAATGTTGACTCCGTAATTGTTGATGGTGATCCAAATTTTATCCTGAAAGCGAATATCGACAGTCCTCAAATGATGTATCTTTTCCTTGAAAAGGTAGATAATAACAAATTTGATGACCGTATAGATTTCTTCGCTGATAAAGGTAAAGTTGAGATACAGACCAATCTTGAAAAATTTGAAACCGGCGCTAAGATCACGGGAGCAACCAATCAGGAAAAGCTTACCGAATACCGTCAAATGATCAGCAGATTTAACGACCAAAATTTAGACCTCATTAAAGAAAGTTTTGAAGCAGAAAAATCTGAAGATGAAGACAAATTAATGGAAGTTGATAAGAAATATGACAGGTTACTTCGCAGAAAGTATCTTTTTACGGTAAACTTCGCAATTAACAATAAGGACCTTGAAATAGCGCCTTACCTTGCTCTTTCTGAAGTTTTCGATGCTAATATCAAATTCCTTGATACTATCTATTCCTCTCTTACTCCCAAGGTGAAAAAGTCTAAATATGGGAAAGAGTTAAAGAATTACCTGAAGGAGAGACGCGAAGATGAAAAACCAAACTCACCAAATCAATCAGATTCTTCACAGGAAGAAAATGTATAG
- a CDS encoding peroxiredoxin: MEVGDRIPDITLKDQNGEDFNLDKLINNKALVVYFYPKNFTPGCTREACNFRDTYGKFIELGAEVIGISADSVESHARFKEKYDLPYTLLSDKGKIARKAFDVQSNLFGLLPGRETFIFSKGGKLLYKYNSMNATRHMPEALKQLKKNLE; this comes from the coding sequence ATGGAGGTTGGAGATAGAATTCCAGATATTACCTTGAAAGATCAGAATGGTGAAGATTTTAATTTAGATAAACTGATCAATAATAAAGCTCTCGTAGTTTATTTCTATCCAAAGAACTTTACCCCGGGATGCACCAGGGAAGCCTGTAATTTCAGGGATACTTATGGCAAATTCATTGAATTGGGAGCAGAGGTGATTGGGATTAGTGCAGACTCGGTTGAATCTCATGCCAGGTTCAAAGAGAAATACGATCTGCCTTATACACTATTGTCCGATAAGGGGAAAATTGCCAGAAAGGCATTTGATGTTCAATCAAATCTATTTGGTCTGCTACCAGGAAGAGAGACTTTTATTTTTAGCAAAGGAGGTAAGTTGCTTTATAAGTATAACAGTATGAATGCGACAAGACATATGCCTGAAGCATTGAAACAGTTAAAAAAGAATCTTGAGTAA
- a CDS encoding 6-pyruvoyl trahydropterin synthase family protein — MRVTVHRKAHFNAAHRLFRKDWNDDKNLRVFGKCSNPNYHGHNYELIVSVTGEPDPETGFVMDLKLLKDLIQSKVEEPFDHKNLNLEVPEFKELNPTAENIAVVIWNKLRSEIKNEHDLEVTLYETPRNFVSYKGE, encoded by the coding sequence ATGAGAGTTACTGTACATAGAAAGGCTCATTTTAATGCTGCTCACAGGTTATTCAGAAAAGACTGGAATGACGATAAGAACCTGCGAGTGTTTGGTAAGTGTAGCAACCCTAATTATCACGGCCATAACTACGAACTTATTGTTTCTGTAACCGGTGAACCCGATCCTGAAACTGGATTTGTTATGGACCTTAAGTTGTTAAAGGACCTTATCCAATCTAAGGTGGAAGAACCCTTTGATCATAAGAACTTGAATCTTGAAGTACCGGAATTTAAAGAATTGAATCCCACAGCAGAGAATATTGCGGTGGTGATCTGGAATAAGCTTAGATCTGAAATTAAAAACGAGCATGATCTGGAAGTAACTCTTTATGAGACCCCCAGAAATTTCGTTAGCTATAAAGGGGAATAG
- the idi gene encoding isopentenyl-diphosphate Delta-isomerase gives MAVEKVILVNEKDEQIGLMEKIEAHEKALLHRAFSVFVFNDKNELMIQQRALSKYHSPGLWTNTCCSHQREGESNIDAGKRRLQEEMGFSTELKDTISFIYKAPFDNGLTEHEFDHILIGKFNDEPNLNPDEVAAWKWMSLDDIKKDMVDNPDIYTEWFKIIFEKYYSHIN, from the coding sequence ATGGCTGTAGAAAAGGTAATATTAGTAAACGAAAAGGACGAGCAGATCGGCCTGATGGAAAAAATTGAAGCCCACGAAAAAGCTTTGCTTCATAGGGCATTTTCAGTATTTGTCTTTAACGACAAAAATGAGTTGATGATCCAGCAACGGGCACTTTCAAAGTATCATTCGCCGGGCTTGTGGACCAATACCTGTTGTAGTCATCAGCGTGAAGGTGAAAGCAATATTGACGCCGGTAAGCGCCGACTCCAGGAGGAAATGGGATTTAGTACCGAACTGAAGGATACTATATCATTTATCTATAAGGCACCTTTTGATAATGGGTTGACCGAACATGAATTTGATCATATCCTGATAGGAAAATTCAATGACGAGCCAAATCTTAACCCAGATGAGGTAGCCGCCTGGAAATGGATGAGCCTGGACGATATAAAGAAGGATATGGTTGATAACCCCGATATTTATACAGAATGGTTTAAGATCATCTTTGAAAAATATTATTCACATATTAACTAA